One Algoriphagus sp. Y33 genomic window, TCCATTTTCATCCGGATCATCTAAGTACAATGCTTCGGAAACTCCATGATCTGCAGCACCGGTCAGTGGATAATTCGCATCTATCAGCCGCTGCAGCAAAACAGCCAGGTCTCTTCGTGTGGGCAGCACGATTGCGGTATGGAAAAGCCCCGCGGTATTCTTTGGTGTGGGCTTTCCTCCTTTGCTTTGCCAAGTGTTTAGTCCGATGTGGTGATGATAACCTCCGGCAGAAATAAAGGCGGCATCCTGCCCATACATAGTAATCAATTCAAAACCCAATAAACCTTGATAGAAGTCCAATGACTTTTGAAGATCTGAAACCTTCAGATGTATATGGCCAATTCGGGTAGCGGCGGGGATGGTGTAGGTATTCATTAATTTGAAGTTTGAGATTTGAAATTAACCGAACCCTTAGCTGATTAGTGCCAAAATGCGTGGAAATTTCAAATCTCAAATAATAAATCTCAAATTCTATATCCCCGGCGCATTTGGGAACATCAAGCTCTTATAATATTCCAATTCACCTTCAGGCTGTTCGATGTCAGCAGGGAAGGGTAGTTTGGAAATACTTTGAAAATACAGCAAACAGGCATTCCTCCACCATTCTGCTTCTTCTTCCTGAATTTCCAAAAGCTGTCGGACATGGTCAAATTCCTCAGGATCTATTTCCGATTCCAAGCTTGCCCAAGTCTGCTGCATTTCCCTTACTTCCTTTACTCCCCGATCATAATGATAAGCTATTCCATCCCAGAGGGTATTTCCATCGGTAAGCTTAAAGTCCCATGGCACGTGATGAAACCATAATAGGTATTTCTCAGGAATCTGATGCGGATCAGACCATTCCTTTGCTATTTCAGGGGCATATTGGTCCAATGCCCCACTTCCGGCACTTGTTCTGTCAAAGCCAATTCCAAGACTATCTGCCTGATGGTAATAAGGTGCAGTCCAATCTGCTCTTCCGCCCATTACCCAAGGTCCTGGGCCATAGTGATGGCTTCTACCCATGATATGATGCAAGCCAAGCGGAGTCATATAGTCCACGGCAGCTTCGTGAGATTTTAGCATTATATCACTGATTTTCGCTATCACTTCTTGTTTTTGACCAAAAGTCAATCTGATCCATTCTTCAGCGATTTGTTCGGATTTCAGGCT contains:
- a CDS encoding VOC family protein; the encoded protein is MNTYTIPAATRIGHIHLKVSDLQKSLDFYQGLLGFELITMYGQDAAFISAGGYHHHIGLNTWQSKGGKPTPKNTAGLFHTAIVLPTRRDLAVLLQRLIDANYPLTGAADHGVSEALYLDDPDENGVELYWDRPKEAWPLNPDGSIMMYTRKLDINGLLLEI